Proteins from a genomic interval of Candidatus Alcyoniella australis:
- a CDS encoding serine/threonine-protein kinase produces the protein MTIQPALGDKYRIDRRIGVGGMAEVFLATILGAEGFERRVVLKRILPQFSGDPKFQSYFIGEAKTAAALDHENVVRVFDFFCADSELTLVMEYVDGCDLAQLMNLCFSADRRIPLPMALLIGRKLLRGLAYAHARAGEDGTPLGIVHRDITPRNVLLGRGGEVKVTDFGIARSKSLRGATQAGALRGKISYMSPEQAHGDLVDARSDVYSAALVIWELICGVRAFDAPDEIQLLELVRRPELPAVGSLRDDLPPGLEPVLERALAALRQERYADAGAFERALNKVINNAGLQPDEQRLAQFVCELLDEATPPPLSGRRTATLIGREISGALTPPRSKRPRRLTRPRSTARTAIALALVALIATLCYSLLRPDRPVATATVAAPQWIERAQAALLSVQTDPAGALVLINGAPLGLSPIDALPVLPGKSMMIEALKPGHLPGSRRANLVAGKNRSITIDLCAYGDSRFY, from the coding sequence GATCCTGCCGCAGTTCAGCGGCGACCCCAAGTTCCAAAGCTATTTCATCGGCGAGGCCAAGACGGCCGCGGCTCTGGATCACGAGAACGTGGTGCGGGTCTTTGATTTCTTCTGCGCGGACAGCGAGCTGACGTTGGTGATGGAGTACGTCGACGGCTGCGATTTGGCGCAGCTGATGAACCTCTGTTTTTCCGCCGACCGCCGCATCCCGCTGCCGATGGCGCTGTTGATCGGCCGCAAGCTGTTGCGCGGCCTGGCCTACGCCCACGCGCGCGCGGGCGAGGACGGGACGCCGCTGGGGATCGTGCACCGCGACATCACGCCGCGCAACGTACTGCTCGGCCGCGGCGGCGAGGTCAAGGTGACCGACTTCGGCATCGCGCGCTCCAAGAGTCTGCGCGGCGCGACCCAGGCCGGGGCGCTGCGCGGCAAGATCAGCTACATGTCGCCCGAGCAGGCCCACGGCGACCTGGTCGACGCGCGTAGCGACGTCTACTCCGCGGCGCTGGTAATCTGGGAGCTGATTTGCGGAGTGCGCGCCTTTGACGCACCGGACGAGATCCAGTTGCTCGAGCTGGTGCGCCGGCCCGAACTGCCCGCCGTGGGCAGCCTGCGCGACGATCTCCCGCCGGGGCTCGAACCGGTCCTGGAGCGGGCGCTGGCCGCCCTGCGCCAGGAGCGTTACGCCGACGCCGGCGCGTTCGAACGCGCCCTGAATAAGGTGATCAACAACGCCGGATTGCAGCCGGACGAACAGCGGCTGGCGCAGTTCGTCTGCGAGCTGCTCGACGAGGCAACACCGCCGCCGCTCAGCGGCCGCCGCACCGCCACCTTGATCGGCCGCGAGATCAGCGGCGCGCTCACCCCCCCGCGTTCCAAGCGGCCCCGGAGACTGACGCGCCCAAGATCGACGGCGCGGACCGCGATCGCTCTGGCGCTCGTCGCGCTGATCGCGACCCTTTGCTATTCGCTGCTTCGCCCCGATCGGCCCGTTGCGACGGCGACCGTTGCGGCGCCACAGTGGATCGAGCGCGCCCAGGCCGCGCTGCTCAGCGTGCAGACCGACCCGGCCGGCGCACTGGTGCTGATCAACGGCGCGCCGTTGGGCCTCAGCCCGATCGACGCGCTGCCGGTGCTGCCCGGAAAGAGCATGATGATCGAGGCGCTCAAACCCGGCCACCTGCCGGGTTCCCGGCGCGCGAACCTCGTCGCGGGTAAGAATCGCTCGATCACGATCGATCTCTGTGCATATGGGGACAGCCGCTTCTATTAA
- a CDS encoding Glu/Leu/Phe/Val dehydrogenase — protein MSRSVTIQKNPFEVMLQQLDRASKLLNLDKGIINILSHPMRTLQVCFPVKMDDGRIEMFTGYRCQYNDARGPCKGGLRYHPDVTLEEITALAAWMTWKTSVVNIPYGGAKGGVVCNPREMSLGELERMTRRFAAEISFFIGPEKDIPAPDVYTTPQVMAWIMDTYSMCRGYSVPGVVTGKPLSIGGSKGRDKATARGCVFIIQQAAKELGINLDNASVAIQGYGNAGAVAAELMDAIGAKVVAVSDSQGGTYNSKGLDPAALLAHKQQRERGTVADWPDGDRITNAELLELDVDVLIPAALENVINSDNAERIRAKLVAEAANGPTLPEADDVLFDKGVMVIPDILANAGGVTVSYFEWVQNLNSFFWEEDRVNSELHKVMTSSFYEVYETYKKYKCDMRQAAYILAIQRVAEATVARGFFP, from the coding sequence ATGTCCCGCAGTGTAACTATCCAAAAAAACCCGTTCGAGGTAATGCTGCAGCAGCTCGACAGGGCTTCCAAGCTGCTCAACCTCGACAAGGGAATTATTAACATCCTCTCGCATCCGATGCGCACGCTCCAGGTCTGTTTCCCGGTAAAGATGGACGACGGGCGCATCGAAATGTTTACCGGCTACCGTTGCCAGTACAACGATGCGCGCGGCCCGTGCAAGGGAGGTCTTCGTTATCATCCGGACGTGACCCTGGAGGAGATCACCGCTCTGGCGGCGTGGATGACCTGGAAGACCTCGGTGGTCAACATCCCCTACGGCGGCGCCAAGGGCGGCGTGGTCTGCAATCCGCGCGAGATGTCGCTGGGCGAGCTCGAGCGGATGACTCGGCGCTTCGCCGCGGAGATCAGCTTCTTTATCGGCCCGGAGAAGGACATTCCCGCGCCCGATGTCTACACCACGCCCCAGGTGATGGCCTGGATCATGGACACCTACTCGATGTGCCGCGGCTACTCAGTGCCCGGCGTGGTCACGGGAAAGCCGCTGTCGATCGGCGGATCCAAGGGGCGCGACAAAGCCACGGCCCGCGGCTGCGTGTTCATCATCCAGCAGGCGGCCAAGGAGCTGGGCATCAACCTGGACAACGCCAGCGTGGCGATTCAGGGCTACGGCAACGCCGGCGCTGTGGCGGCCGAGCTGATGGACGCCATCGGCGCCAAGGTGGTGGCGGTCTCGGACAGCCAGGGCGGGACCTACAATTCCAAGGGGCTCGACCCGGCGGCGCTGCTGGCCCACAAGCAGCAGCGCGAGCGCGGTACGGTGGCCGACTGGCCCGACGGCGACCGGATCACCAACGCCGAGCTGCTCGAGCTCGACGTCGACGTGCTGATCCCCGCGGCGTTGGAGAACGTGATCAACAGCGACAACGCCGAGCGCATCCGCGCCAAGCTGGTGGCCGAGGCGGCCAACGGCCCGACCCTGCCCGAGGCCGACGACGTGCTGTTCGACAAGGGCGTGATGGTGATCCCCGACATCTTGGCCAATGCCGGCGGCGTGACCGTCAGCTACTTCGAGTGGGTCCAGAACCTCAACTCCTTCTTCTGGGAGGAGGACCGCGTCAACTCCGAGCTGCACAAGGTGATGACCTCGTCGTTCTACGAGGTCTACGAAACATACAAGAAGTACAAGTGTGACATGCGACAAGCCGCGTACATTTTGGCGATCCAGCGGGTGGCCGAGGCGACCGTGGCCCGCGGATTCTTCCCCTGA
- a CDS encoding beta-galactosidase — protein MVERRIVELTPEGLKSGGEVRPLVSGDVHYWRHNPQDWPGVLDRIAGMGLKLICTYIPWSVHEIRRGEFDFGKLDPRRDLSRFLDLAHERGLWVLVRPGPHINAELTLFGYPERVLNDPEIRAWTASDAPATMPVPPKAFYIPSYASEKFYLELGLYFDALAPILRRQMAPEGPIVAIQSDNECSFLFRTAPYDLDYHPDARHSWEKFAGGRRGGNDQDKVPMPKRYDPRELRDLPGYLDWVEFKEELIAGSLDRLLRMWRERGVRGLVTFHNFPPGALAPPLNVPRVEQTHDAAGVDSYLQRHQYPLLRKRMLTLCGQSRFPFIPEFGSGCYLAWPPLTLEDQRFMTLAALALGIKGINFYMIADRDRWYGAPITNNGRIRTEHYEFFRRLLAVLERTGVLRMRPRVEWGLALSRDYGRLTHAANLFSPVPTLVSEGLFDAEQLCDERKAGLNYCVPIDSQIELDSWYAHLQWLKVPAQITQAEFDPQRLARFRVIAAPTFEFLSAEAQRSLRAFAESGGTLVIGPEIPDRDERMRDCGELGQLLRRPERMLLTEPDVPLFKVGDGSVVLVPELLPKMGSEPFPRVIDLIEAIEELAGTSRPFAPSDHRLDVWLHTPWGEHSGGVLFVVNPTDRPRVTRLAAPEGKLVLLKDCFSSETFGGRGELSVGLDAYSVRMFQVGS, from the coding sequence ATGGTTGAGCGCCGGATCGTCGAGCTCACGCCCGAGGGATTGAAGTCGGGCGGCGAGGTGCGGCCGTTGGTCTCGGGCGACGTGCACTACTGGCGCCATAATCCCCAGGACTGGCCCGGTGTGCTCGACCGCATCGCCGGGATGGGGCTGAAGCTGATTTGCACCTACATCCCCTGGTCGGTGCACGAGATCCGGCGCGGCGAGTTCGACTTCGGCAAGCTCGACCCGCGGCGCGACCTGTCGCGGTTTCTCGACCTGGCCCACGAACGCGGACTGTGGGTGCTGGTGCGGCCCGGCCCGCACATCAACGCCGAGCTGACCCTCTTCGGCTATCCCGAGCGCGTGCTCAACGACCCAGAGATCAGGGCCTGGACCGCCAGCGACGCGCCGGCGACCATGCCGGTGCCGCCCAAAGCGTTTTACATCCCGAGCTACGCCTCGGAGAAGTTCTACCTCGAGCTCGGACTGTACTTCGACGCGCTGGCCCCGATCCTGCGGCGGCAGATGGCGCCCGAGGGCCCGATCGTCGCCATCCAGAGCGACAACGAATGCTCGTTTTTGTTCCGTACCGCGCCCTACGATTTGGACTACCATCCCGACGCGCGGCACAGCTGGGAGAAGTTCGCCGGAGGGCGGCGCGGCGGAAACGATCAGGACAAGGTGCCGATGCCCAAGCGCTACGATCCGCGCGAGCTGCGCGACTTGCCCGGGTACCTGGACTGGGTCGAGTTCAAGGAGGAGTTGATCGCAGGGTCCCTGGACCGGCTGCTGCGGATGTGGCGCGAGCGCGGAGTGCGCGGCCTGGTTACGTTCCACAACTTCCCGCCCGGCGCGTTGGCTCCGCCGCTGAACGTGCCGCGGGTGGAGCAGACCCACGACGCGGCCGGGGTCGACTCGTATCTGCAGCGCCATCAGTATCCGCTGCTGCGCAAGCGAATGCTGACCCTCTGCGGCCAGAGCCGCTTCCCGTTCATCCCCGAGTTCGGCTCGGGCTGCTATCTGGCGTGGCCGCCGCTGACCCTCGAGGACCAGCGCTTCATGACGCTGGCCGCCCTGGCGCTGGGGATCAAGGGGATCAACTTCTACATGATCGCCGACCGCGATCGCTGGTATGGCGCGCCGATTACCAACAACGGCCGCATCCGCACCGAGCACTACGAGTTCTTCCGGCGGCTGCTGGCGGTGCTTGAGCGCACCGGCGTGCTGCGCATGCGCCCGCGGGTCGAGTGGGGCCTGGCGCTGAGCCGCGACTACGGTCGGCTGACCCACGCGGCCAACCTGTTCTCGCCCGTGCCGACCCTGGTGAGCGAGGGGCTGTTCGACGCCGAGCAGCTGTGCGACGAACGCAAAGCCGGACTGAACTACTGCGTGCCCATCGACTCGCAGATCGAGCTCGACTCGTGGTACGCACATCTGCAGTGGCTGAAAGTTCCGGCGCAGATCACCCAGGCCGAGTTCGATCCGCAGCGCCTGGCGCGCTTCCGCGTGATCGCCGCGCCGACCTTCGAGTTCCTCTCGGCCGAGGCCCAGCGTTCGCTGCGCGCCTTTGCCGAGTCCGGCGGCACGCTGGTGATCGGCCCGGAGATCCCGGACCGCGACGAGCGGATGCGTGACTGCGGCGAGCTGGGTCAACTGCTGCGGCGGCCCGAGCGCATGCTGCTCACCGAGCCCGACGTGCCGCTGTTCAAGGTCGGCGATGGGAGCGTCGTGCTGGTCCCCGAGCTGTTGCCCAAGATGGGCTCCGAGCCGTTCCCGCGGGTGATCGACCTGATCGAGGCCATCGAGGAACTCGCGGGCACCTCGCGGCCGTTCGCTCCCTCGGACCACCGCCTCGACGTCTGGCTGCACACCCCCTGGGGCGAGCACAGCGGAGGAGTGCTGTTCGTGGTCAATCCCACGGACCGCCCGCGGGTCACGCGCCTGGCCGCGCCTGAGGGCAAGCTGGTGCTGCTCAAGGACTGCTTCAGCTCCGAGACCTTCGGCGGCCGCGGCGAGCTGAGCGTGGGTCTGGACGCCTACAGCGTGCGGATGTTTCAGGTGGGGTCGTGA
- the udk gene encoding uridine kinase, producing the protein MGKTLIIGVGGGTGSGKTTIAKKILQRLAGASVALIPLDAYYRDQSRLPLEQRSATNYDHPNAIDVELLIEHLNALLERRPVQRPVYSYLEHTRTAKTELLEPCEVLIIEGILALADERLGQLMDVRIYVDTDDDIRFIRRLVRDVRERGRSVESVIEQYLGQVRPMHQLYVAPTRRRAHLIVPEGGDNEVAIDIICSKISQSMRRDG; encoded by the coding sequence GTGGGCAAGACCTTGATCATCGGCGTCGGCGGTGGCACAGGCTCGGGAAAGACCACCATCGCAAAAAAGATCCTGCAGCGCCTGGCAGGCGCGAGCGTGGCGCTGATCCCCCTGGACGCCTACTACCGCGACCAGAGCCGCCTGCCGTTGGAGCAGCGCTCCGCGACCAACTACGACCACCCCAACGCCATCGACGTCGAGCTGCTGATCGAGCATCTCAACGCCCTGCTCGAGCGGCGGCCGGTGCAGCGTCCGGTCTACAGCTATCTCGAGCATACGCGCACTGCAAAGACCGAGCTGCTCGAGCCCTGCGAGGTGCTGATCATCGAGGGGATCCTCGCCTTGGCCGACGAGCGTTTGGGCCAACTGATGGACGTGCGGATCTACGTGGACACCGACGACGACATCCGCTTCATTCGGCGGCTGGTGCGCGACGTCAGGGAGCGCGGACGCAGCGTCGAGTCGGTGATCGAGCAGTACCTGGGCCAGGTGCGGCCGATGCACCAGCTTTACGTGGCCCCCACGCGGCGGCGGGCGCACCTGATCGTGCCCGAGGGGGGCGACAACGAGGTGGCGATTGACATCATCTGCTCCAAGATCAGCCAGTCGATGAGGCGCGATGGTTGA